The DNA region AAAACGCGGTAGGGGAGTTGATCGACCTTGAGACCGACGGCTTCTTTCCTTGTCAAGGGTCCAGTACGGGCTTTGGTGATGTCGTATCTTAACTGGAACGCTCCCGCATGCTTGATCTTCTCGCCCGTCCCAGGGAGGGCAATGTTGCCTACTTTTGGTGCGTTCGGGTCTTGGGTTTGCGTTGCGATGGCCTTCTCGGTGGAGGTGAGATGCGGGTCGATGGGGGTGAAGGCGTATGCCAGAAAAACAAGCTCTTCGTCTGGGGCGACGTTGCGGGGTGTGATGCGGATGAAGCCGCCGATGAGCAGGGACTGACCGGGTTTGATGGTTTGCTGTTCTGGAACAATGCGTTGTTTCATGACGAGAGATGTGCGGCATTCAGGGCGGACGAAGAGTTCGATGTCGCCTCTCGACAGGCCGGGGAGATCGATCAGCTCGCCTTTGCCAGATCCAAAGGGAATCctgatgggggaggcggtCGTGCCAGGGAGGGAAGAGACGATGGGCATGGCTGGGTAGGCGGTCTCTTCTTGCGGTGGGGGTAAGAAATCGGAGACCGTGTGGAGACTGaggccggggaggagggtgttgcgggcttcttcatcctcgggGTTTTCAGTAAAAGAAAGTGGCTCGGCTGTCCTCTTTGCGAAGACATTAACGGGggcaatcttcttcttgttgagcAGTACCGCGGTAGCCTCTGACATGCGGTTCTTGGGAAAGACTGCTTCAAAGAGCTGCGATTTTCCAACGTTGACTTTGCCAACCATCCAGCATGCGCCGCCACGCTTCCAGACATcttccttgagctccttggtCCACCATCCTCGCTTGGCGCTGACGCAGTGGACGTTTCCTAATCTGACACGTTGACCAACTCTTCCCAGGGCGTCACGGAGGGTCTCTCGAATATAAGGCATCATGGAGTCGACCATTTCCTTCTTGGGCGCCAAAAGATCGGAGCGAGTGACGATAAAGCTCATCTCAATTAACCTGCCACGCTTATACTTATGttgccctcctcttcggttCTGCGTACGTAGGGTGATGTCCAGAATGCTGTGGAGCCTGGGCAGGAGAGACATTGGGAAGTCGGCGGCGTCAATGATATGGTAGATATGGTTGTATTTGTATGGTGATTCTTCGATGGTCTCCTGGATAGACTCCAGAGTCGGGTGGTAAATGGAGTTGCCCGTAGAATTGTGAACCAGATTATGGCAGCGATCGCACAGCGGTGGACTTTCAATCTTCTGCAGTTCGCGTTTGTTTGGGGGCTGTCGTTCCTGGGGTAGAAGTGATTTGAGATCGATGCCCGCTTGTGCCAGCGCGTCAAGGTCCAGCCCACTCAATGCATCTTTGATAATATCATTCTGTTCCAATTTGTCCGGTTTGGTTGTTTTGTCTAGTCCCAAATATTGTCTGATGCTCTTTCGTGACATATCATAGTAGCCAGCTTCGTCGGGGACGGCGGTTTGCGACAGGGCACCGCAGCCATGGCATTGAGGCGGTAGTTTCTTTTTGGGTGCAACTTCGAGGCTCGTGATTTCTTCTGGCGCATCCGAAGTATGCTCGAGACCACTTGACTGCTCGTGGAGTCTTCGGAGTTGTCGGAACTGACATGGCGCATTCTGACGATGGTGTGGGATGGAAGGTCGAGAGTGAGGGGCATTTGCGACAGTCGATAGCGATCGAAAGGCGGGGCATAGGTAGAGAGGCACTGAGGTCGGGGTGAGATGCTCGGCATTAAACACACTCCCCAGCCATCTTGAAGACGCAGTCCGGGCCGGCCGAATATGCATGATTGAAAAATATCGATTTGACAGATCTGACGTTGAAGAACTGGCAGCCTTTGACTTTGCGCAACCCACATCTTCATCCAAAATTTCTGGACCCAGGAGCTTTTTTGGCAAGGGTTGCGGCCGGCAACCCGGGCTTGGCATCGATAACAGAACTCCCGGCAGGCAAAAGCGGTGAGCTCGGTTCCTGAAAATTATTACGGGGTCGCTCAGTAGCTTGAAGGTGGTGCTGCCCACGCGATAGCCATCATCGTCGAATACCCCCGCCTATCACATCCCGCCTGTTTCGAGCCTAGCCACTCGAGACATCTTCACCATGGTCGGCGTAATAAGGAGATTAcacaagctcaaggctgtAAGTGTTACTGTGTGCTGAATGAAAGAATTGCTGGACTAATTCGAAATTTCTCTGTTACAGAAGGTTCATCTgccccccagacccctcgTCGACTAACCACTGCGCCGATGGTAGACAGCCTACTGCCCAGGGTACAACTTGCTAACGATATTCATAGCTCCTTGACATCAGGTGCGGGCCGGGGgctgccatcttccccagCGATGTGACCAGGATACACCTCGAGTTTGCCTATGGTCTGGCAGGACACTTGGGACCAAGGTACGGCAAATATGGCTACGAGCATAGGGGAAGATATTGACGAGTCTTTTCTTAGGAAATTTTGGAACACAAATCTCCCACGACTGAAATTCTGGAACCCCGCTATACCGATGATTGTCAACCGAACAACAGACGTAACTGGGCCAGCGGTGTTGAGTGTCTACTTCCGCGAGCCAGGCTCGATACTGCAGGAATTGCAGACGCCAAGTTCATCTTTCCACGGGTTCGCCAAGGCCCCACAACCAGCCGAGGGCGAGCGTGTCCTTACGATTGATATGAAGAACCTGCCGTCCGAGAAAATTCTCGACGAGCTCATCAGCAAGAGTGGCGCGGTTCCAGTAAGACCAACACTGCAAGACGAGGCCGACTTGGCCGAACTCAGGGACTTGGAGCGCACGGGAGAGATCGACCGGGAAAGAGTAAAGAGGAAGACGGATGctgagaagagggagaagaggctcATTGCCCAGGCGCAGTCTGAGGCTGCCGCTATCAGGGCTGCGCTGTAAGcagcttgttggtggtgttggggacaGTTGGTTGAGCGTCACTCTGGGTTCGGAAAGAGCCCGGAGCTTGTATATCATCATATGTGAAGCATTACCCAAAAGAACATAAGATACCACAATGTTTCTGGGCTTTATCTGGGATACTGGAAGTTTTACATGGCAAAGGGCATGGAATTCATGAGTTTCCTATTCTCCGATACCCCACC from Podospora pseudocomata strain CBS 415.72m chromosome 3, whole genome shotgun sequence includes:
- a CDS encoding hypothetical protein (EggNog:ENOG503P51D; COG:J); amino-acid sequence: MVGVIRRLHKLKALLDIRCGPGAAIFPSDVTRIHLEFAYGLAGHLGPRKFWNTNLPRLKFWNPAIPMIVNRTTDVTGPAVLSVYFREPGSILQELQTPSSSFHGFAKAPQPAEGERVLTIDMKNLPSEKILDELISKSGAVPVRPTLQDEADLAELRDLERTGEIDRERVKRKTDAEKREKRLIAQAQSEAAAIRAAL
- a CDS encoding hypothetical protein (EggNog:ENOG503Q4AI; COG:S) — protein: MPSPGCRPQPLPKKLLGPEILDEDVGCAKSKAASSSTSDLSNRYFSIMHIRPARTASSRWLGSVFNAEHLTPTSVPLYLCPAFRSLSTVANAPHSRPSIPHHRQNAPCQFRQLRRLHEQSSGLEHTSDAPEEITSLEVAPKKKLPPQCHGCGALSQTAVPDEAGYYDMSRKSIRQYLGLDKTTKPDKLEQNDIIKDALSGLDLDALAQAGIDLKSLLPQERQPPNKRELQKIESPPLCDRCHNLVHNSTGNSIYHPTLESIQETIEESPYKYNHIYHIIDAADFPMSLLPRLHSILDITLRTQNRRGGQHKYKRGRLIEMSFIVTRSDLLAPKKEMVDSMMPYIRETLRDALGRVGQRVRLGNVHCVSAKRGWWTKELKEDVWKRGGACWMVGKVNVGKSQLFEAVFPKNRMSEATAVLLNKKKIAPVNVFAKRTAEPLSFTENPEDEEARNTLLPGLSLHTVSDFLPPPQEETAYPAMPIVSSLPGTTASPIRIPFGSGKGELIDLPGLSRGDIELFVRPECRTSLVMKQRIVPEQQTIKPGQSLLIGGFIRITPRNVAPDEELVFLAYAFTPIDPHLTSTEKAIATQTQDPNAPKVGNIALPGTGEKIKHAGAFQLRYDITKARTGPLTRKEAVGLKVDQLPYRVLGIDILIEGVGWVELAVQVRTKKLFDTSAPKPVYAKPPSSDPFHMLTSLVTDATTTTPTLDLRPEPVNSLSREKEPKKEKRKPKPAYTPRHERMSDEQLREDLWAAWDEKPSPPKEESQNDWEDEFDQRQQQQEEEQDSTAEPEPNWPVIDVYSPEGKFIGYRPPLNAWLVNKEIKSKEAKLSRPRRSMKGVKKGAKSEGRWGGGGGPR